One region of Enterobacter ludwigii genomic DNA includes:
- a CDS encoding SIR2 family protein has product MDFTEYQEEIIEDVKSCLENLQVQPILFMGAGISQRYIKAPDWEGLLKQLAEICPLIKRPYGYYSQTKGDNKPLIASDFCDFYAEWAWDDGKDRYPETYFEGTTPKDIYIKHEIASILNELSNSVDFSNMEYTEEVQKLRKVKPHAIITTNYDDTLEKIFDNYQAIVGHNVVKVNYSSYGEIMKIHGSSHEVESIVITNEDYVDFYKRKKYISAKLLTYFAEHPLFFFGYSINDENIKAILSDIDEIIAPNNALIPNIYLVSFSKDCEATGSHQKELLIGVGENKSVRIKVIYANNFGWIFDALSSNTPEISVNPKLVRAFLARTYTFASESLVKQELPYDFEMFRNIAEHDDALAKMYGIAELNNGQALNASFPYTMSDLARILDMGSWHYVNQEFEKLRKLTDFNIKASDNNYHVFIKSGKSGVGKYSSEALDLLRKLINGEQFELNP; this is encoded by the coding sequence ATGGACTTTACGGAATATCAAGAAGAAATAATCGAAGATGTTAAATCTTGCCTTGAAAACTTACAAGTCCAACCCATTTTATTCATGGGTGCAGGTATTTCACAACGATATATAAAAGCGCCTGACTGGGAAGGTCTATTAAAGCAACTAGCGGAAATATGCCCCTTGATCAAACGCCCTTATGGTTACTACAGCCAAACAAAGGGTGATAACAAACCTTTGATTGCTAGCGATTTTTGTGACTTCTATGCTGAATGGGCTTGGGATGATGGCAAGGATCGCTATCCAGAGACATACTTTGAAGGAACGACTCCAAAAGATATTTATATTAAGCATGAAATTGCATCCATTCTGAATGAATTATCAAACTCCGTTGATTTCTCGAACATGGAATATACAGAGGAAGTTCAGAAATTAAGGAAAGTAAAACCTCATGCAATAATCACAACAAATTATGACGACACATTAGAAAAAATATTTGACAATTATCAGGCAATAGTTGGTCATAACGTTGTTAAAGTGAATTATTCATCTTATGGCGAAATCATGAAAATTCATGGTAGCAGTCATGAAGTTGAAAGTATTGTTATTACAAATGAAGATTATGTTGATTTCTATAAACGTAAGAAATATATCAGTGCTAAGTTGCTAACATATTTTGCTGAACACCCCTTGTTTTTCTTTGGGTACAGTATCAATGATGAAAACATAAAGGCAATTCTCTCTGATATAGATGAAATCATCGCTCCCAATAATGCATTGATTCCAAATATTTATCTTGTCTCCTTCAGTAAGGACTGCGAGGCCACTGGTTCTCATCAAAAGGAATTGCTAATCGGTGTTGGTGAGAATAAAAGCGTTCGAATCAAGGTGATATACGCAAATAATTTTGGTTGGATTTTTGATGCGTTATCATCTAATACACCGGAAATTAGCGTTAATCCAAAACTTGTGCGTGCATTTCTAGCCAGAACGTACACATTCGCATCAGAATCCCTTGTTAAACAAGAACTTCCATACGATTTTGAGATGTTCCGCAATATTGCAGAGCATGATGATGCATTAGCAAAAATGTATGGTATCGCTGAACTCAATAATGGGCAGGCACTAAATGCTAGTTTCCCATATACAATGTCTGATCTGGCAAGGATTCTCGACATGGGATCGTGGCACTATGTTAATCAAGAATTCGAAAAATTAAGAAAACTAACCGACTTCAACATTAAAGCATCAGACAACAATTATCATGTTTTCATTAAATCTGGGAAAAGTGGTGTCGGAAAATACTCATCTGAGGCACTTGACTTATTGCGAAAATTAATAAACGGGGAACAGTTTGAGTTAAACCCATAA
- a CDS encoding serine acetyltransferase, translated as MYKELTECLKAEVQKGSKPFSWSRTIRRAIKCTDRRFYFWLRIWCYLYQTNKFGMKGFAKRRMRKLNRANSIDINPLAKIGAGLKIVHFTGIVIRGNTVIGKNAVIRQNVTIGARNDTDEGYSVIGDNVEFGANSCLIGDISIGDNVIIGAMSLINKNVPDDYIVYNLKEMSLVRKTA; from the coding sequence ATGTACAAGGAACTGACTGAATGTTTAAAGGCTGAAGTGCAAAAGGGTTCTAAGCCATTCTCCTGGTCACGCACTATTAGACGCGCAATTAAATGCACTGACCGACGTTTTTACTTCTGGCTGAGAATCTGGTGTTACCTTTACCAGACTAACAAGTTTGGTATGAAAGGCTTTGCCAAACGCAGAATGCGTAAGCTCAACCGGGCTAACTCAATAGACATTAACCCCCTGGCGAAAATCGGAGCCGGGCTAAAGATTGTCCACTTCACCGGGATAGTGATCCGGGGGAATACCGTGATTGGTAAAAATGCTGTCATACGTCAAAATGTGACAATCGGAGCCAGGAACGATACGGACGAGGGTTATTCTGTTATTGGGGATAATGTTGAGTTCGGGGCTAACTCTTGCCTTATCGGAGATATTAGTATTGGTGATAACGTCATCATCGGTGCAATGAGTTTGATAAACAAAAATGTGCCAGATGACTACATTGTCTACAACTTAAAAGAAATGAGTCTGGTTCGTAAAACTGCCTAA
- a CDS encoding phage baseplate assembly protein V, whose amino-acid sequence MKPIKRLYLSTDEIHLADTSLVLELNSCGRGFITAGTNQDYTGKLVRLDVGYTDLVLRWFTGYVERSQPAENGFQRLFVRELVGVFERLWPCSFQHPTLRDVASWLTEHSGLTFSVPDADYSDRPIPHFTHSGTGYQLLDNLGKAFGVTDYVWYQLPDGGVYVGGAEKALFADRPVEIPHEFNQGAAGGNSMTLPLVQSLRPGVELNGERVTKVHLQDDTMAVTWTPRNRATGQALQKTPVQRQIESHYPELASGMHLPKFARVMNPVEAVKSGNFSDPFRPRYAVDVQLLDADGNPDKDTPVYSAVPLPVPMAGNDSGMFQFPPEGTLVEIAFTGGRPDKPFVRQTVPEGTSLPDIQPGEQLQQQRAEVSQRVTQAGDWVRQTDQTISETSMARMVKADTEQRELVSRETTINATDKVKVLGTSTLMAGAIQQVCTGDYSQAVNNRVASIGGNDETDIAGSQTVTTGKDLIEKIGQIRKSVAAVQQQIIAPVVWIGSGAINVAQLMLDTLDVVKELAEQTASHTHSNTGTPTNAGAIRSTGAKADTLNGKYSPVIGK is encoded by the coding sequence ATGAAGCCGATTAAACGCCTGTACCTTTCAACGGATGAAATCCACCTGGCTGATACCAGCCTGGTGCTGGAGCTGAACAGCTGCGGCCGGGGGTTTATTACGGCCGGGACAAATCAGGATTATACGGGGAAACTGGTGCGTCTCGATGTGGGTTACACCGATCTGGTTTTGCGCTGGTTCACCGGGTACGTGGAGCGCTCGCAACCCGCTGAAAATGGTTTCCAGCGCCTGTTTGTCCGGGAGCTGGTAGGCGTATTCGAACGCCTCTGGCCATGTTCCTTCCAGCACCCCACGCTGCGCGATGTGGCCAGCTGGCTGACAGAACACAGCGGTTTGACCTTCAGCGTGCCGGATGCTGATTATTCAGACCGTCCGATCCCGCACTTCACCCACAGCGGCACGGGATATCAGTTGCTGGATAATCTGGGCAAGGCTTTTGGCGTTACGGATTACGTCTGGTACCAGCTGCCGGACGGAGGGGTATACGTAGGCGGCGCGGAAAAAGCTCTGTTTGCTGATCGCCCGGTAGAGATCCCCCATGAATTTAACCAGGGGGCGGCTGGCGGGAACTCCATGACGCTTCCCCTGGTGCAGAGTCTGCGCCCCGGTGTTGAACTGAACGGGGAAAGGGTAACAAAAGTCCACCTGCAAGATGACACGATGGCCGTGACCTGGACGCCCCGCAACCGTGCTACGGGTCAGGCTCTTCAGAAAACGCCCGTGCAGCGCCAGATTGAAAGCCATTACCCGGAGCTGGCATCCGGGATGCATTTGCCAAAGTTTGCCCGTGTGATGAATCCCGTTGAAGCGGTGAAAAGCGGCAATTTCTCCGATCCGTTCCGTCCTCGTTATGCGGTTGATGTGCAGCTGCTGGACGCGGACGGCAACCCGGATAAAGACACGCCTGTTTACTCAGCTGTGCCGCTGCCGGTTCCTATGGCGGGTAACGATTCCGGGATGTTCCAGTTTCCCCCTGAAGGGACGCTGGTTGAAATTGCTTTTACTGGCGGAAGGCCGGATAAACCCTTTGTGCGGCAGACCGTGCCGGAGGGAACCAGCTTACCGGATATCCAGCCTGGCGAGCAGCTGCAACAGCAGCGTGCGGAAGTGTCGCAGCGCGTCACCCAGGCGGGTGACTGGGTGAGGCAGACTGACCAGACGATCAGTGAAACATCTATGGCGCGGATGGTTAAGGCTGATACGGAGCAGCGGGAGCTGGTCAGTCGGGAAACTACCATCAACGCCACGGATAAAGTTAAGGTGCTGGGCACGTCCACGCTGATGGCCGGAGCCATTCAGCAGGTATGTACGGGGGATTATAGCCAGGCAGTAAATAACCGCGTGGCGAGTATCGGCGGCAATGATGAAACGGACATAGCCGGGAGCCAGACAGTCACCACGGGTAAAGACCTGATTGAGAAAATTGGGCAGATACGTAAAAGCGTTGCGGCCGTTCAGCAGCAGATTATTGCCCCGGTAGTTTGGATTGGTTCTGGTGCCATCAACGTGGCACAGCTGATGCTGGACACGCTTGACGTGGTGAAAGAGCTGGCAGAGCAAACGGCAAGCCACACGCACAGCAATACAGGAACACCAACCAATGCGGGAGCCATCCGGAGCACCGGAGCGAAAGCGGACACGCTGAACGGCAAATACTCCCCAGTGATTGGCAAATAA
- a CDS encoding tail fiber assembly protein — translation MGYVYRARTGGFYCDELEAEYRKAGTWPGFFVRVSDDDYRNLMDGVSQGKIIVPNKQCYPVLKERPAPSKGDLIYEAEYKRQALIDSAIQSIAVIQLKQMNGRSLTTKELTRLNDVLDYIEALEAIDTGTAPDIAWPEMSDVA, via the coding sequence ATGGGATATGTTTATCGAGCCAGGACTGGCGGCTTTTATTGCGATGAACTGGAAGCGGAATATCGCAAGGCGGGAACGTGGCCGGGCTTTTTTGTGCGTGTATCGGATGACGATTACCGCAACCTGATGGACGGTGTTTCTCAAGGTAAAATCATTGTCCCGAATAAGCAATGTTATCCGGTTTTAAAGGAACGTCCTGCGCCATCCAAAGGTGATTTGATATATGAAGCGGAATATAAACGCCAGGCGTTAATTGACTCAGCAATACAATCCATTGCCGTTATTCAGCTTAAACAAATGAACGGGCGTAGTTTAACGACGAAAGAATTAACCCGGCTTAATGACGTGTTGGATTATATCGAAGCGCTGGAGGCAATAGATACCGGAACTGCGCCAGATATTGCCTGGCCGGAGATGTCTGATGTGGCGTGA
- a CDS encoding helix-turn-helix domain-containing protein: protein MQKFNIKTGAREAVARICEVYGFTSRLQLAQYLEMSPSALGTRIMRDNFPADLVLRCALETGASIYWLTTGEGATFDHLASDTLRIPAFKIANNEFIRESSYIYDKAVLPDYSGELQIITDDKVTYFVDIFSHQASDGKYLIEYSGTKSIKELTLLPGNKLRIDWGKYPVDCDISDVVLLGKVVATYLVND from the coding sequence ATGCAAAAATTTAATATCAAAACAGGCGCTAGAGAGGCTGTTGCAAGGATCTGCGAGGTGTACGGTTTCACTTCCAGGCTTCAATTGGCTCAATACTTGGAAATGTCTCCAAGTGCTTTGGGTACAAGGATTATGCGTGATAACTTTCCTGCGGATCTTGTTTTGAGGTGTGCGTTAGAAACAGGAGCATCTATCTACTGGCTGACTACTGGAGAGGGTGCCACCTTTGACCATCTGGCCAGCGACACGCTTAGAATCCCAGCATTTAAAATTGCCAATAACGAATTCATCAGAGAATCGTCTTATATTTATGACAAAGCAGTTCTCCCAGACTATTCAGGAGAGCTACAAATAATCACAGATGACAAAGTAACCTACTTTGTAGATATTTTTTCACATCAGGCTTCTGACGGTAAGTATTTGATTGAATACTCAGGCACAAAGAGCATCAAAGAACTGACTCTGCTTCCTGGTAACAAACTTCGTATTGATTGGGGCAAATACCCTGTGGATTGCGACATTTCAGATGTTGTGCTGCTTGGAAAAGTGGTTGCGACTTATTTGGTTAATGATTAA
- a CDS encoding tyrosine-type recombinase/integrase — protein sequence MTVRKTSEGDWLCDLRPNGAKGKRIRKKFATKGEALAYEKYISNELEDKPWLGDKQDNRRLSDLIEQWHALYGRTLSDSDRMMSKLKGICAGMGNPVASSITAADFSAYREGRLKGEIPDVNGRCMPIQPQTVNHEQRNLSAVFGTLKKLGHWPLPNPVAGIPTFKVDEKMVSFLYPQEIKILLDHLAESNSSSVLIISKICLATGARWSEAENLEGSQVTPYRITYKNTKSGKVRSVPISKELYEEIPKKRGRLFTPCRKTFERIVEKAGIELPEGQCTHVLRHSFASHFMMNGGNILVLKEILGHSDIKMTMIYAHFAPTHLEDAVTKNPLANLLK from the coding sequence ATGACGGTAAGAAAGACATCAGAGGGGGATTGGCTTTGCGATTTGCGCCCGAACGGTGCGAAAGGAAAGCGCATACGCAAGAAGTTTGCGACGAAAGGAGAAGCCCTCGCTTATGAAAAGTACATATCAAATGAGCTTGAAGATAAACCGTGGCTAGGTGATAAGCAGGACAATAGGCGATTATCTGATCTCATTGAACAATGGCATGCGTTGTATGGCCGAACCCTGTCGGATTCAGACCGGATGATGTCAAAATTGAAGGGAATTTGTGCTGGCATGGGCAACCCCGTAGCTTCAAGCATCACTGCTGCTGATTTCAGCGCTTACCGTGAAGGCAGGCTCAAAGGGGAAATACCGGATGTAAACGGGCGCTGTATGCCAATACAGCCGCAAACGGTTAACCATGAACAGAGAAACTTATCAGCCGTTTTTGGGACTCTGAAAAAATTGGGACACTGGCCTTTACCCAATCCAGTAGCAGGAATCCCTACATTCAAAGTTGATGAAAAAATGGTTTCTTTTCTTTATCCCCAAGAAATCAAAATTCTTTTGGATCATCTTGCTGAGTCTAATAGCTCAAGTGTTCTCATTATCTCAAAAATATGTCTGGCTACAGGGGCAAGATGGAGTGAAGCCGAAAATCTTGAAGGTTCGCAGGTTACGCCCTACCGCATAACGTATAAAAATACCAAAAGTGGAAAAGTTCGCTCAGTTCCCATATCTAAAGAACTCTATGAAGAAATACCAAAAAAACGCGGACGCTTGTTTACACCGTGTAGAAAAACCTTCGAACGGATTGTTGAAAAGGCAGGAATAGAGCTACCTGAAGGACAATGTACGCATGTACTACGCCATTCCTTCGCCAGTCACTTTATGATGAACGGTGGAAACATACTCGTTTTGAAAGAAATCCTAGGCCACTCTGATATAAAAATGACCATGATTTATGCTCACTTTGCCCCAACCCATTTAGAGGATGCGGTGACGAAGAATCCGTTGGCAAACCTCCTAAAGTGA
- a CDS encoding AAA family ATPase codes for MKITISKVKKGKIFTDEYLNLTQNNELDFGKRKTCVLYGPNGTGKTSLSKVLNREQDAEYSVNIDGVQFTEKNDAITHIISDQNDRNIIQGETQDFILGEDIKKEYELKEKINNSFISIFEKDLVEILKKDYQISKIKTNFDSLIQDKKILGYISDIANSRSRGKKIDREDFIKTIHEFDLNDKPEYDKGKLKFFIDDFARDDSIIRALSSYNFKFNGKENCIVKLEEQGEALSILKKFNYIDECLVCDHPINVNDKLAEKNEQYEKTSNGMDDHEKEIAEKIVKSLSQTDPFIIKDKVRNAIKKSDKTFILELITDFNKYREIYWQLLKYDFLNISTNKGLKEDFSAYKELLKNKPTFGSEDILFIEQFLNESLEREISLVRDADNNIRLTLGGRDFLNKNRKDLELSNGEQNFLSLAFELLKAKNSTCKLIVLDDPISSFDSIYKNKLAYAILSFLSSKKTLILTHNTDLIKLLEHQEKQCLNLYYFNNVAGERNGFIPINQNEMSILLYIHEFLRVLREDIKTEIEDEKQFLISLVPFMRGLCQIIGLPEEKNKLTQLMHGYCDEKVNVKDIYEKLFSKNVLTRDHELSAKDVISWDYKNFNPLKNGVYPLLSKTLRHTLTYLYLRLSVEHHLVDKYNINTSKHDMLSSIIFNSFNGSEPEKIQHRVFFMSKKTLLNEFNHFEMDMNIFQPAIDITDKALIKEREQILKRLKEI; via the coding sequence ATGAAGATTACCATATCAAAAGTTAAGAAAGGGAAAATATTTACTGACGAATACTTAAATCTGACTCAAAATAATGAATTGGATTTTGGGAAAAGGAAAACCTGCGTACTTTATGGACCCAATGGAACTGGTAAGACAAGTTTATCAAAGGTATTGAATAGAGAGCAAGATGCCGAATACTCAGTGAATATAGATGGTGTGCAATTCACAGAGAAAAATGATGCTATAACTCATATCATTTCTGATCAAAATGACAGAAATATTATTCAAGGTGAGACGCAGGACTTTATTCTTGGCGAGGACATAAAAAAAGAATATGAGCTTAAAGAAAAAATCAATAATAGCTTCATTAGCATATTCGAGAAAGATCTTGTTGAAATATTAAAAAAAGATTATCAAATATCAAAGATTAAGACTAATTTTGATAGCCTTATTCAAGACAAAAAGATACTTGGATATATATCAGATATTGCGAACAGTCGCTCAAGGGGCAAAAAAATTGATCGTGAGGATTTTATCAAAACAATCCACGAATTCGATTTAAATGACAAACCAGAGTATGATAAAGGTAAGTTAAAGTTTTTCATTGACGATTTTGCCAGAGATGATTCTATTATAAGAGCATTATCAAGTTATAACTTTAAATTTAATGGAAAAGAAAATTGCATAGTTAAACTTGAAGAACAAGGTGAAGCATTATCGATATTGAAAAAGTTTAATTACATAGATGAATGTTTAGTTTGCGATCATCCAATTAATGTCAATGATAAATTGGCTGAAAAAAATGAGCAATATGAAAAGACATCAAACGGAATGGATGACCATGAAAAAGAAATTGCAGAAAAGATTGTAAAAAGCCTATCACAAACCGATCCATTCATTATCAAAGATAAAGTAAGAAATGCGATAAAAAAATCCGACAAGACGTTCATATTGGAATTAATAACAGATTTCAATAAATATAGAGAAATATACTGGCAACTACTTAAATATGATTTTCTCAATATTTCAACCAACAAAGGACTAAAGGAGGATTTCTCAGCCTACAAAGAGTTACTAAAAAACAAACCAACATTTGGCAGTGAAGACATTTTGTTTATTGAGCAGTTTTTAAATGAATCTCTTGAACGAGAAATTTCATTAGTTCGAGATGCAGACAATAATATTAGACTCACTTTGGGGGGAAGAGATTTTTTAAACAAAAACCGTAAAGACCTAGAATTAAGTAATGGAGAACAAAATTTTCTTTCACTAGCCTTTGAACTGTTAAAAGCAAAAAATTCTACGTGTAAATTAATAGTTCTTGACGACCCTATTTCTAGCTTCGATTCAATTTACAAAAATAAATTAGCATATGCAATATTAAGTTTCTTATCATCTAAGAAAACATTGATTCTTACACACAATACAGATTTAATTAAACTGCTCGAACACCAAGAAAAACAATGTTTAAACCTTTATTACTTTAATAATGTTGCTGGTGAACGAAACGGATTTATACCTATCAATCAAAATGAAATGTCTATTCTACTTTATATCCATGAGTTTTTGAGGGTTTTACGAGAAGATATAAAAACTGAAATTGAAGATGAAAAACAATTTCTAATCTCTCTAGTCCCATTCATGCGTGGACTTTGCCAAATAATAGGATTACCCGAAGAAAAGAACAAATTAACGCAGTTAATGCATGGGTATTGCGACGAAAAAGTGAATGTAAAAGATATTTATGAAAAATTATTTTCTAAAAACGTATTAACCAGAGATCATGAATTATCAGCAAAAGACGTGATTTCGTGGGATTATAAAAACTTTAATCCACTAAAAAATGGAGTCTACCCATTATTATCTAAAACATTAAGGCATACTCTAACATATCTTTATTTACGACTCAGCGTTGAACATCATTTAGTTGATAAATATAACATCAATACAAGTAAACATGACATGTTATCCAGTATAATATTTAATTCATTTAACGGTAGTGAGCCTGAAAAAATTCAACATCGCGTATTTTTCATGTCTAAAAAAACTCTTTTGAATGAGTTTAATCATTTTGAAATGGATATGAATATTTTTCAACCTGCTATAGATATAACAGATAAAGCCTTAATCAAAGAACGGGAACAGATACTAAAAAGATTAAAAGAAATATAA
- a CDS encoding cupin — translation MSHKEIAPETQGVTVELLSIVDLGPEIAGMDGRQLRMRRVTLAPGAVFGPVHDHIDRPGTVFILEGTITDHRNGIATDYGPGVGWPEDHNTVHWLENRGQVTAVEISVDIIKNPDA, via the coding sequence ATGAGCCACAAAGAAATCGCACCAGAAACCCAGGGCGTCACCGTTGAACTACTCTCCATCGTCGATCTGGGCCCGGAGATCGCTGGCATGGACGGGCGACAACTTCGCATGCGCAGGGTGACACTCGCTCCCGGCGCGGTCTTTGGTCCGGTGCATGATCATATCGATCGCCCCGGTACCGTGTTTATCCTGGAGGGGACGATCACCGACCATCGTAATGGGATCGCCACCGATTACGGTCCCGGTGTCGGCTGGCCGGAGGATCACAATACGGTTCACTGGCTGGAAAACCGTGGCCAGGTTACCGCCGTCGAAATCTCGGTTGATATCATTAAAAATCCCGACGCATAA
- a CDS encoding YceI family protein — protein MLRRLLILLVLVCPWALAVPQSYIIDTNNTAIRLSWHAFGGILSWATFSGVTGAVTLNPNNDVDDYIHVTIPVATLVASNSLLTWQLKSDMFFESERYPTIEFVSSRVVAQGAGRFRVFGTLTVRNIARPVILEAVVEDPHAQALTLNATTAISRASYGMDKFALVVDDRIAIAIAIQTNTIPSS, from the coding sequence ATGCTACGACGCCTGCTTATATTGCTTGTTTTAGTCTGCCCGTGGGCGTTAGCCGTCCCGCAGAGCTATATCATCGACACCAATAACACCGCCATTCGGCTATCCTGGCATGCTTTCGGCGGTATCCTCTCCTGGGCGACATTCAGTGGCGTGACGGGTGCCGTGACGCTTAACCCGAATAACGATGTCGATGACTATATTCACGTCACTATTCCCGTGGCAACCCTGGTGGCCTCAAACAGCCTGCTCACCTGGCAGCTAAAAAGCGATATGTTTTTTGAATCTGAGCGCTATCCGACGATTGAGTTTGTCAGCTCTCGCGTGGTCGCCCAGGGTGCCGGACGATTCAGAGTGTTCGGCACCCTGACCGTGCGAAATATTGCCCGCCCGGTGATTCTGGAAGCCGTTGTGGAAGACCCGCATGCGCAAGCCCTCACGCTGAATGCCACCACAGCGATTTCGCGCGCGTCCTACGGGATGGATAAATTTGCTCTGGTCGTTGACGATCGTATTGCCATCGCTATTGCGATTCAGACAAACACTATCCCCTCATCCTGA
- a CDS encoding sigma-70 family RNA polymerase sigma factor, whose protein sequence is MEGKPIATSEVRQQLAAHLARLWRYGLVLSRNRDIAEELVQSTCVRALEKSSQYTPGTRIDRWLFAILHSIWISELRARHVRQGQGFVASDELLAQDTREQDETRLHYLKVMQRVNALPEAQRNTVFLVYVEGFTYQEAADTLAVPIGTVMSRLATARATLAKSAEAMPPVKEKRS, encoded by the coding sequence GTGGAGGGAAAACCCATCGCTACCAGTGAGGTTCGTCAACAGTTAGCGGCACACCTGGCGCGTCTCTGGCGCTATGGGCTGGTGTTGTCGCGCAACAGGGATATCGCCGAAGAGCTGGTTCAGTCCACCTGCGTGCGTGCGCTCGAAAAGAGTAGCCAGTATACGCCTGGCACGCGCATCGACAGGTGGCTGTTTGCGATATTGCACTCCATCTGGATCTCCGAGCTTCGGGCACGACACGTCCGCCAGGGGCAGGGATTTGTCGCCAGCGATGAACTTCTGGCACAGGACACCCGTGAGCAGGATGAAACGCGCCTGCATTATCTGAAGGTGATGCAGCGCGTCAATGCGTTACCTGAAGCCCAGCGCAACACGGTTTTTTTGGTTTATGTCGAAGGTTTTACCTATCAGGAGGCAGCGGATACCCTGGCGGTGCCGATTGGTACTGTAATGAGCCGACTGGCAACGGCGCGGGCAACGCTTGCGAAGTCTGCCGAGGCAATGCCTCCGGTAAAGGAGAAGCGCTCTTGA
- a CDS encoding tetratricopeptide repeat protein yields MNTTSLRLIPVLIFTLLSPLALAMGNNSTESKTPDCPSGQVYDSATQKCVPDKSSSLSDQDKTNYAYHLAKKGEYQAALNLLDSLKNGNTAEAWNYRGYATRKLGRTDEGIGYYQRALAIAPDYAKAREYLGEAWMVKGRPDLAKEQLKVIAGICGQSCEEYRDLQSAINGQPES; encoded by the coding sequence ATGAACACGACCTCTCTTCGTTTGATCCCGGTACTGATTTTTACCCTGCTGTCCCCACTGGCGCTGGCAATGGGCAATAATAGTACCGAGAGCAAAACGCCTGACTGCCCATCAGGGCAGGTGTATGACAGTGCAACCCAGAAATGTGTACCCGACAAGAGCAGCAGCCTGAGCGATCAGGACAAAACCAACTATGCGTACCATCTTGCTAAGAAAGGGGAGTATCAGGCGGCGCTGAATCTCCTTGATTCGCTGAAAAATGGCAATACGGCTGAAGCGTGGAACTATCGCGGTTATGCCACACGCAAACTGGGACGTACAGATGAGGGTATTGGTTATTACCAGCGTGCGCTGGCGATCGCCCCGGATTATGCCAAAGCCCGTGAATACCTGGGTGAGGCATGGATGGTCAAGGGACGGCCTGACCTCGCGAAAGAACAGTTGAAGGTAATAGCAGGCATATGTGGCCAGTCCTGCGAGGAGTACCGCGATCTGCAGTCAGCCATCAACGGACAGCCGGAATCCTGA